A genomic window from Nicotiana sylvestris chromosome 11, ASM39365v2, whole genome shotgun sequence includes:
- the LOC104242934 gene encoding S-adenosylmethionine decarboxylase proenzyme-like, whose translation MTGATTVSDIGFEGYEKRLEITFTEPPMFTDPNGLGLRALTRSQLDSILEPAGCTIVLHLSNIEFDSYVLSESSLFIYPLKIILKTCGTTKLLLSIPRILKLAEELSLGVNSVKYSRGTFIFQNSQSAPHRSFSEEVAFLNSFFKNGHAYVLGDLNSPSRNWHVYVANVGPRKLTNQTDGITLEMCMTGLKREKTAVFFKKSGEDSCEMTKMSGISEIIPSHEICDFEFEPCGYSMNGIDGATYSTVHVTPEDGFNYASYEAMGLDPGSIGLEPLIKRVLMCFEPAEFSVAITCHGGSRGDIFADVEGYSCDNCINQDLPGGGYIVYRCFTVIAEAEKGRTVHVATNSDSKMVARCLKELSEMAGVGGGVATQSDLSVMVRV comes from the coding sequence ATGACTGGTGCTACTACTGTTTCTGATATTGGTTTTGAAGGCTATGAAAAACGCCTAGAAATTACATTCACCGAGCCACCCATGTTCACTGACCCAAACGGGCTCGGTCTCCGAGCCCTGACTCGGTCACAACTCGACTCCATCCTCGAACCCGCTGGTTGCACCATAGTGTTACACCTCTCCAACATTGAGTTCGATTCTTACGTACTCTCTGAGTCGAGTTTATttatttatcctttaaaaattattttaaaaacttgtGGGACCACAAAATTGCTTTTGTCAATTCCTCGGATTTTAAAACTCGCCGAGGAACTTTCCCTCGGCGTTAACTCGGTAAAGTACTCACGTGGCaccttcatttttcaaaattcccAATCGGCCCCTCACCGTAGTTTTTCTGAAGAAGTGGCGTTTTTGAATTCGTTTTTCAAAAACGGCCATGCTTATGTACTCGGCGATCTCAACTCGCCGAGTCGGAATTGGCATGTGTACGTGGCAAATGTGGGTCCACGTAAGTTGACCAATCAGACGGATGGGATTACTCTGGAGATGTGCATGACGGGCTTAAAAAGAGAGAAAACTGCCGTCTTTTTCAAAAAATCGGGAGAGGATTCTTGTGAAATGACCAAAATGTCCGGGATAAGTGAAATAATACCAAGTCATGAGATATGTGATTTCGAGTTTGAGCCTTGTGGATATTCTATGAATGGGATTGATGGTGCAACGTACTCTACGGTGCACGTAACACCAGAGGATGGGTTCAATTATGCCAGCTATGAAGCCATGGGGTTAGACCCTGGGTCCATTGGGCTCGAGCCGTTGATCAAGAGGGTGCTTATGTGTTTCGAGCCAGCCGAGTTCAGCGTGGCCATCACGTGCCATGGTGGGTCCCGGGGGGATATTTTTGCTGATGTGGAAGGGTACTCATGTGACAATTGTATCAACCAAGATTTGCCAGGTGGCGGGTACATAGTCTACCGGTGTTTCACTGTGATAGCCGAGGCGGAGAAAGGCCGCACGGTCCACGTTGCCACCAACTCCGATTCCAAGATGGTGGCGCGTTGCTTGAAGGAATTGTCGGAGATGGCAGGCGTTGGTGGTGGGGTGGCAACCCAATCAGATTTGTCAGTTATGGTTAGGGTCTAA